The following are encoded in a window of Lagenorhynchus albirostris chromosome 3, mLagAlb1.1, whole genome shotgun sequence genomic DNA:
- the GMIP gene encoding GEM-interacting protein isoform X1 produces the protein MDSTEPVLWVEGGVHWPMCDTPLPKGYPQLLRAGRDTVISSGAWTTSRSHLGTTLEMLAGDPVLSGDPEPDKTPTATLTSETNRWSGPSPEDPAPLTGEELDLRLIRTKGGVDAALEYAKTWSRYAKELLAWTEKRASHELEFAKNIMKIAEAGKVSIHQQSHMPLQYIYTLFLEHDLSLGALAMETVAQQKRDYYQPLAAKRTEIEKWRKEFKEQWMKEQKRMNEAVQALRRAQLQYVQRSEDLRVRSQASPEDPAPQAQPGPNKQQERRRRSREEAQTKALEAEALYQACVREANARQQDLEAAKQRIVSHVRKLVLQGDEVLRRVTLGLFGLRGAQAERGPRAFAALAECCAPFEPGQQYQEFVRALRPDAPPPLPPAFSFQEFTHGWVPRSGVSSSLDTRKKLSGAPPPPLDESAAEPGSWEDTGTGWQGTLGPTLASDVDSMGGGSESRSQDSPTSSPGSGTRRLVKVSSTGTESSDDLEERDPDLGDGLENGPGTPFKKWTLSNAAQTHRLRRLRGPAKCRECEAFMVSGTECEECFLTCHKRCLETLLILCGHKRLPARTPLFGVNFLQLPRDFPEEVPLVITRCTTEIEQRALSVQGIYRVSGSRVRVERLCQAFENGRALVDLSGNSPHDVSSVLKRFLQELTDPVVPFHLYDAFISLAKTLHADPGHDPGTPSPSPEVIRSLKNLLVQLPDSNYNTLRHLVAHLFRVAAQYEENKMSANNLGIVFGPTLLRLPDGPGVASAGPVTCLLDSVHQAQLIEFLIVHYEQIFGVDDLFLATEPLPRDPSPPPTTLPTSPQPPYSQPALDALPISLASDPNPDTMPLSALEKHPETTPTEIPTLQRDQEEEVTKDTKNEGEEVSSQGPEDSPLGTQSRGHFSRQPVKYPRGGVRPVTHQLSCLAVVASKLCEETPVTSVPQGSLRRPRPGPAATSREGSPLRRTPLPKHFEITQETARLLSKLHNESVPKATCCPGTQPEEAEDHF, from the exons GGGAGGAACTGGACTTGCGGCTCATTCGGACCAAGGGGGGTGTGGATGCAGCCCTGGAGTATGCTAAGACCTGGAGCCGCTACGCCAAGGAGCTGCTGGCCTGGACTGAGAAGAGAGCCAGCCATG agctggagTTTGCCAAAAACATCATGAAGATTGCTGAGGCGGGAAAGGTGTCCATCCACCAGCAG agCCACATGCCACTGCAGTACATCTACACCCTGTTTCTGGAGCACGACCTCAGCCTGGGAGCCCTGGCCATGGAGACAGTGGCCCAGCAGAAAAGAGACTACTACCAG cccctggctgcCAAACGGACTGAGATTGAGAAGTGGCGGAAGGAGTTTAAAGAGCAGTGGATGAAAGAGCAGAAGCGGATG AATGAGGCGGTGCAGGCACTGCGGCGGGCCCAGCTCCAGTATGTGCAGCGCAGCGAGGACCTGCGGGTGCGCTCCCAGGCGTCCCCCGAAGACCCGGCCCCCCAGGCCCAGCCGGGACCCAACAAGCAGCAGGAGCGGCGGCGGCGCTCGCGAGAGGAGGCCCAGACCAAG GCGCTGGAGGCCGAGGCGCTGTACCAGGCCTGCGTCCGCGAGGCCAATGCGCGGCAGCAGGACCTGGAGGCCGCCAAGCAGCGGATCGTATCACACGTGCGCAAACTGGTGCTGCAGGGGGACGAAGTGCTGAGGCGG GTGACCCTGGGATTGTTCGGGCTGCGAGGGGCTCAGGCAGAACGCGGCCCCCGCGCCTTCGCCGCCCTCGCCGAGTGCTGCGCGCCCTTTGAGCCGGGCCAGCAATACCAGGAGTTCGTGAGGGCGCTGCGGCCCGACGCCCCACCGCCCCTGCCACCAGCCTTCTCTTTCCAGGAGTTCACGCACGGGTGGGTCCCCAGGAGCGGGGTCAG TTCCTCTCTGGACACAAGAAAGAAGCTCTCTGGAGCCCCACCTCCACCGCTGGATGAGAGTGCAGCTGAGCCAGGCTCTTGGGAGGACACTGGCACAGGCTGGCAGG GAACTCTGGGCCCCACTCTGGCCAGTGATGTGGACAGCATGGGTGGTGGCAGCGAGTCTCGGTCCCAGGACTCTCCCACTTCCAGCCCAG GCTCTGGCACAAGGCGGCTGGTGAAGGTCTCGTCCACAGGCACCGAATCTTCAGATGACTTGGAGGAGCGAGACCCTG ACCTGGGAGATGGGCTGGAGAACGGGCCAGGCACCCCGTTCAAGAAGTGGACACTGTCCAACGCGGCCCAGACCCACCGGCTGCGGCGGCTGCGGGGCCCAGCCAAGTGCCGAGAGTGCGAGGCTTTCATGGTCAGCGGAACCGAGTGCGAGGAG TGCTTTCTGACCTGCCACAAGCGCTGCCTGGAGACTCTACTGATCCTTTGCGGACATAAGCGGCTCCCAGCCCGGACCCCCCTCTTTGGGGTCAACTTCCTGCAACTGCCCAGGGACTTCCCGGAGGAGGTGCCCCTTGTGATCACCAGGTGCACCACCGAGATAGAACAGCGCGCCCTGAGTGTGCAG GGCATTTATAGGGTCAGCGGGTCCCGGGTCCGCGTGGAACGGCTGTGCCAGGCTTTTGAGAACGGCCGAGCATTGGTTGACCTGTCAGGGAACTCGCCTCACGATGTCTCGAGCGTTCTCAAGCGATTCCTCCAGGAG CTCACTGACCCCGTGGTCCCCTTCCACCTCTACGACGCCTTCATCTCTCTGGCTAAGACCCTGCATGCAGACCCTGGGCACGACCCTgggacccccagccccagccctgaggTTATCCGCTCGCTGAAGAACCTCTTGGTGCAGCTGCCTGACTCTAACTACAACACCCTGCGGCACCTGGTGGCCCATCTATTCAG GGTGGCTGCACAGTATGAGGAGAACAAGATGTCTGCCAACAACCTGGGCATTGTGTTTGGGCCGACACTGTTGAGGCTGCCAGACGGTCCAGGGGTAGCCAGCGCCGGCCCTGTCACCTGCCTGCTAGACTCCGTGCACCAGGCCCAGCTCATCGAGTTCCTCATTGTACACTATGAGCAGATCTTCGGGGTTGATGACCTCTTCCTGGCCACTGAGCCCCTGCCCCGAGACCCCAGCCCACCCCCTACGACCCTCCCAACCAGCCCCCAGCCACCATACTCACAACCTGCCCTGGATGCCCTGCCCATATCCCTAGCCTCGGACCCCAACCCAGACACCATGCCCCTTAGTGCCCTGGAGAAGCATCCCGAGACCACGCCCACAGAG ATTCCAACTCTGCAGAgggaccaggaagaggaagtaaccaaagacaccaaaaatgagggagaggaag TGTCCAGCCAAGGCCCTGAGGACTCACCCCTGGGGACACAGTCCCGTGGCCACTTCAGCCGCCAGCCAGTGAAGTATCCCCGGGGGGGTGTACGGCCTGTCACCCACCAGCTGTCCTGCTTGGCCGTGGTGGCTTCCAAATTGTGCGAGGAGACCCCCGTCACATCAGTGCCCCAAGGGAGCTTGCGGAGGCCAAGACCCGGCCCTGCCGCCACCTCCCGTGAGGGCAGCCCTCTGCGCCGCACCCCACTGCCCAAGCATTTTGAGATCACGCAGGAGACGGCCCGGCTACTCTCCAAGCTGCACAACGAGTCTGTGCCCAAGGCCACCTGCTGCCCAGGCACCCAGCCTGAGGAAGCTGAGGACCATTTCTGA
- the GMIP gene encoding GEM-interacting protein isoform X4, whose amino-acid sequence MDSTEPAPESRKRYSDIFRSLDNLEISLGNVTLEMLAGDPVLSGDPEPDKTPTATLTSETNRWSGPSPEDPAPLTGEELDLRLIRTKGGVDAALEYAKTWSRYAKELLAWTEKRASHELEFAKNIMKIAEAGKVSIHQQSHMPLQYIYTLFLEHDLSLGALAMETVAQQKRDYYQPLAAKRTEIEKWRKEFKEQWMKEQKRMNEAVQALRRAQLQYVQRSEDLRVRSQASPEDPAPQAQPGPNKQQERRRRSREEAQTKALEAEALYQACVREANARQQDLEAAKQRIVSHVRKLVLQGDEVLRRVTLGLFGLRGAQAERGPRAFAALAECCAPFEPGQQYQEFVRALRPDAPPPLPPAFSFQEFTHGWVPRSGVSSSLDTRKKLSGAPPPPLDESAAEPGSWEDTGTGWQGTLGPTLASDVDSMGGGSESRSQDSPTSSPGSGTRRLVKVSSTGTESSDDLEERDPDLGDGLENGPGTPFKKWTLSNAAQTHRLRRLRGPAKCRECEAFMVSGTECEECFLTCHKRCLETLLILCGHKRLPARTPLFGVNFLQLPRDFPEEVPLVITRCTTEIEQRALSVQGIYRVSGSRVRVERLCQAFENGRALVDLSGNSPHDVSSVLKRFLQELTDPVVPFHLYDAFISLAKTLHADPGHDPGTPSPSPEVIRSLKNLLVQLPDSNYNTLRHLVAHLFRVAAQYEENKMSANNLGIVFGPTLLRLPDGPGVASAGPVTCLLDSVHQAQLIEFLIVHYEQIFGVDDLFLATEPLPRDPSPPPTTLPTSPQPPYSQPALDALPISLASDPNPDTMPLSALEKHPETTPTEIPTLQRDQEEEVTKDTKNEGEEVSSQGPEDSPLGTQSRGHFSRQPVKYPRGGVRPVTHQLSCLAVVASKLCEETPVTSVPQGSLRRPRPGPAATSREGSPLRRTPLPKHFEITQETARLLSKLHNESVPKATCCPGTQPEEAEDHF is encoded by the exons GGGAGGAACTGGACTTGCGGCTCATTCGGACCAAGGGGGGTGTGGATGCAGCCCTGGAGTATGCTAAGACCTGGAGCCGCTACGCCAAGGAGCTGCTGGCCTGGACTGAGAAGAGAGCCAGCCATG agctggagTTTGCCAAAAACATCATGAAGATTGCTGAGGCGGGAAAGGTGTCCATCCACCAGCAG agCCACATGCCACTGCAGTACATCTACACCCTGTTTCTGGAGCACGACCTCAGCCTGGGAGCCCTGGCCATGGAGACAGTGGCCCAGCAGAAAAGAGACTACTACCAG cccctggctgcCAAACGGACTGAGATTGAGAAGTGGCGGAAGGAGTTTAAAGAGCAGTGGATGAAAGAGCAGAAGCGGATG AATGAGGCGGTGCAGGCACTGCGGCGGGCCCAGCTCCAGTATGTGCAGCGCAGCGAGGACCTGCGGGTGCGCTCCCAGGCGTCCCCCGAAGACCCGGCCCCCCAGGCCCAGCCGGGACCCAACAAGCAGCAGGAGCGGCGGCGGCGCTCGCGAGAGGAGGCCCAGACCAAG GCGCTGGAGGCCGAGGCGCTGTACCAGGCCTGCGTCCGCGAGGCCAATGCGCGGCAGCAGGACCTGGAGGCCGCCAAGCAGCGGATCGTATCACACGTGCGCAAACTGGTGCTGCAGGGGGACGAAGTGCTGAGGCGG GTGACCCTGGGATTGTTCGGGCTGCGAGGGGCTCAGGCAGAACGCGGCCCCCGCGCCTTCGCCGCCCTCGCCGAGTGCTGCGCGCCCTTTGAGCCGGGCCAGCAATACCAGGAGTTCGTGAGGGCGCTGCGGCCCGACGCCCCACCGCCCCTGCCACCAGCCTTCTCTTTCCAGGAGTTCACGCACGGGTGGGTCCCCAGGAGCGGGGTCAG TTCCTCTCTGGACACAAGAAAGAAGCTCTCTGGAGCCCCACCTCCACCGCTGGATGAGAGTGCAGCTGAGCCAGGCTCTTGGGAGGACACTGGCACAGGCTGGCAGG GAACTCTGGGCCCCACTCTGGCCAGTGATGTGGACAGCATGGGTGGTGGCAGCGAGTCTCGGTCCCAGGACTCTCCCACTTCCAGCCCAG GCTCTGGCACAAGGCGGCTGGTGAAGGTCTCGTCCACAGGCACCGAATCTTCAGATGACTTGGAGGAGCGAGACCCTG ACCTGGGAGATGGGCTGGAGAACGGGCCAGGCACCCCGTTCAAGAAGTGGACACTGTCCAACGCGGCCCAGACCCACCGGCTGCGGCGGCTGCGGGGCCCAGCCAAGTGCCGAGAGTGCGAGGCTTTCATGGTCAGCGGAACCGAGTGCGAGGAG TGCTTTCTGACCTGCCACAAGCGCTGCCTGGAGACTCTACTGATCCTTTGCGGACATAAGCGGCTCCCAGCCCGGACCCCCCTCTTTGGGGTCAACTTCCTGCAACTGCCCAGGGACTTCCCGGAGGAGGTGCCCCTTGTGATCACCAGGTGCACCACCGAGATAGAACAGCGCGCCCTGAGTGTGCAG GGCATTTATAGGGTCAGCGGGTCCCGGGTCCGCGTGGAACGGCTGTGCCAGGCTTTTGAGAACGGCCGAGCATTGGTTGACCTGTCAGGGAACTCGCCTCACGATGTCTCGAGCGTTCTCAAGCGATTCCTCCAGGAG CTCACTGACCCCGTGGTCCCCTTCCACCTCTACGACGCCTTCATCTCTCTGGCTAAGACCCTGCATGCAGACCCTGGGCACGACCCTgggacccccagccccagccctgaggTTATCCGCTCGCTGAAGAACCTCTTGGTGCAGCTGCCTGACTCTAACTACAACACCCTGCGGCACCTGGTGGCCCATCTATTCAG GGTGGCTGCACAGTATGAGGAGAACAAGATGTCTGCCAACAACCTGGGCATTGTGTTTGGGCCGACACTGTTGAGGCTGCCAGACGGTCCAGGGGTAGCCAGCGCCGGCCCTGTCACCTGCCTGCTAGACTCCGTGCACCAGGCCCAGCTCATCGAGTTCCTCATTGTACACTATGAGCAGATCTTCGGGGTTGATGACCTCTTCCTGGCCACTGAGCCCCTGCCCCGAGACCCCAGCCCACCCCCTACGACCCTCCCAACCAGCCCCCAGCCACCATACTCACAACCTGCCCTGGATGCCCTGCCCATATCCCTAGCCTCGGACCCCAACCCAGACACCATGCCCCTTAGTGCCCTGGAGAAGCATCCCGAGACCACGCCCACAGAG ATTCCAACTCTGCAGAgggaccaggaagaggaagtaaccaaagacaccaaaaatgagggagaggaag TGTCCAGCCAAGGCCCTGAGGACTCACCCCTGGGGACACAGTCCCGTGGCCACTTCAGCCGCCAGCCAGTGAAGTATCCCCGGGGGGGTGTACGGCCTGTCACCCACCAGCTGTCCTGCTTGGCCGTGGTGGCTTCCAAATTGTGCGAGGAGACCCCCGTCACATCAGTGCCCCAAGGGAGCTTGCGGAGGCCAAGACCCGGCCCTGCCGCCACCTCCCGTGAGGGCAGCCCTCTGCGCCGCACCCCACTGCCCAAGCATTTTGAGATCACGCAGGAGACGGCCCGGCTACTCTCCAAGCTGCACAACGAGTCTGTGCCCAAGGCCACCTGCTGCCCAGGCACCCAGCCTGAGGAAGCTGAGGACCATTTCTGA
- the GMIP gene encoding GEM-interacting protein isoform X5 — protein sequence MDSTEPGLPSAPESRKRYSDIFRSLDNLEISLGNVTLEMLAGDPVLSGDPEPDKTPTATLTSETNRWSGPSPEDPAPLTGEELDLRLIRTKGGVDAALEYAKTWSRYAKELLAWTEKRASHELEFAKNIMKIAEAGKVSIHQQSHMPLQYIYTLFLEHDLSLGALAMETVAQQKRDYYQPLAAKRTEIEKWRKEFKEQWMKEQKRMNEAVQALRRAQLQYVQRSEDLRVRSQASPEDPAPQAQPGPNKQQERRRRSREEAQTKALEAEALYQACVREANARQQDLEAAKQRIVSHVRKLVLQGDEVLRRVTLGLFGLRGAQAERGPRAFAALAECCAPFEPGQQYQEFVRALRPDAPPPLPPAFSFQEFTHGSSLDTRKKLSGAPPPPLDESAAEPGSWEDTGTGWQGTLGPTLASDVDSMGGGSESRSQDSPTSSPGSGTRRLVKVSSTGTESSDDLEERDPDLGDGLENGPGTPFKKWTLSNAAQTHRLRRLRGPAKCRECEAFMVSGTECEECFLTCHKRCLETLLILCGHKRLPARTPLFGVNFLQLPRDFPEEVPLVITRCTTEIEQRALSVQGIYRVSGSRVRVERLCQAFENGRALVDLSGNSPHDVSSVLKRFLQELTDPVVPFHLYDAFISLAKTLHADPGHDPGTPSPSPEVIRSLKNLLVQLPDSNYNTLRHLVAHLFRVAAQYEENKMSANNLGIVFGPTLLRLPDGPGVASAGPVTCLLDSVHQAQLIEFLIVHYEQIFGVDDLFLATEPLPRDPSPPPTTLPTSPQPPYSQPALDALPISLASDPNPDTMPLSALEKHPETTPTEIPTLQRDQEEEVTKDTKNEGEEVSSQGPEDSPLGTQSRGHFSRQPVKYPRGGVRPVTHQLSCLAVVASKLCEETPVTSVPQGSLRRPRPGPAATSREGSPLRRTPLPKHFEITQETARLLSKLHNESVPKATCCPGTQPEEAEDHF from the exons GGGAGGAACTGGACTTGCGGCTCATTCGGACCAAGGGGGGTGTGGATGCAGCCCTGGAGTATGCTAAGACCTGGAGCCGCTACGCCAAGGAGCTGCTGGCCTGGACTGAGAAGAGAGCCAGCCATG agctggagTTTGCCAAAAACATCATGAAGATTGCTGAGGCGGGAAAGGTGTCCATCCACCAGCAG agCCACATGCCACTGCAGTACATCTACACCCTGTTTCTGGAGCACGACCTCAGCCTGGGAGCCCTGGCCATGGAGACAGTGGCCCAGCAGAAAAGAGACTACTACCAG cccctggctgcCAAACGGACTGAGATTGAGAAGTGGCGGAAGGAGTTTAAAGAGCAGTGGATGAAAGAGCAGAAGCGGATG AATGAGGCGGTGCAGGCACTGCGGCGGGCCCAGCTCCAGTATGTGCAGCGCAGCGAGGACCTGCGGGTGCGCTCCCAGGCGTCCCCCGAAGACCCGGCCCCCCAGGCCCAGCCGGGACCCAACAAGCAGCAGGAGCGGCGGCGGCGCTCGCGAGAGGAGGCCCAGACCAAG GCGCTGGAGGCCGAGGCGCTGTACCAGGCCTGCGTCCGCGAGGCCAATGCGCGGCAGCAGGACCTGGAGGCCGCCAAGCAGCGGATCGTATCACACGTGCGCAAACTGGTGCTGCAGGGGGACGAAGTGCTGAGGCGG GTGACCCTGGGATTGTTCGGGCTGCGAGGGGCTCAGGCAGAACGCGGCCCCCGCGCCTTCGCCGCCCTCGCCGAGTGCTGCGCGCCCTTTGAGCCGGGCCAGCAATACCAGGAGTTCGTGAGGGCGCTGCGGCCCGACGCCCCACCGCCCCTGCCACCAGCCTTCTCTTTCCAGGAGTTCACGCACGG TTCCTCTCTGGACACAAGAAAGAAGCTCTCTGGAGCCCCACCTCCACCGCTGGATGAGAGTGCAGCTGAGCCAGGCTCTTGGGAGGACACTGGCACAGGCTGGCAGG GAACTCTGGGCCCCACTCTGGCCAGTGATGTGGACAGCATGGGTGGTGGCAGCGAGTCTCGGTCCCAGGACTCTCCCACTTCCAGCCCAG GCTCTGGCACAAGGCGGCTGGTGAAGGTCTCGTCCACAGGCACCGAATCTTCAGATGACTTGGAGGAGCGAGACCCTG ACCTGGGAGATGGGCTGGAGAACGGGCCAGGCACCCCGTTCAAGAAGTGGACACTGTCCAACGCGGCCCAGACCCACCGGCTGCGGCGGCTGCGGGGCCCAGCCAAGTGCCGAGAGTGCGAGGCTTTCATGGTCAGCGGAACCGAGTGCGAGGAG TGCTTTCTGACCTGCCACAAGCGCTGCCTGGAGACTCTACTGATCCTTTGCGGACATAAGCGGCTCCCAGCCCGGACCCCCCTCTTTGGGGTCAACTTCCTGCAACTGCCCAGGGACTTCCCGGAGGAGGTGCCCCTTGTGATCACCAGGTGCACCACCGAGATAGAACAGCGCGCCCTGAGTGTGCAG GGCATTTATAGGGTCAGCGGGTCCCGGGTCCGCGTGGAACGGCTGTGCCAGGCTTTTGAGAACGGCCGAGCATTGGTTGACCTGTCAGGGAACTCGCCTCACGATGTCTCGAGCGTTCTCAAGCGATTCCTCCAGGAG CTCACTGACCCCGTGGTCCCCTTCCACCTCTACGACGCCTTCATCTCTCTGGCTAAGACCCTGCATGCAGACCCTGGGCACGACCCTgggacccccagccccagccctgaggTTATCCGCTCGCTGAAGAACCTCTTGGTGCAGCTGCCTGACTCTAACTACAACACCCTGCGGCACCTGGTGGCCCATCTATTCAG GGTGGCTGCACAGTATGAGGAGAACAAGATGTCTGCCAACAACCTGGGCATTGTGTTTGGGCCGACACTGTTGAGGCTGCCAGACGGTCCAGGGGTAGCCAGCGCCGGCCCTGTCACCTGCCTGCTAGACTCCGTGCACCAGGCCCAGCTCATCGAGTTCCTCATTGTACACTATGAGCAGATCTTCGGGGTTGATGACCTCTTCCTGGCCACTGAGCCCCTGCCCCGAGACCCCAGCCCACCCCCTACGACCCTCCCAACCAGCCCCCAGCCACCATACTCACAACCTGCCCTGGATGCCCTGCCCATATCCCTAGCCTCGGACCCCAACCCAGACACCATGCCCCTTAGTGCCCTGGAGAAGCATCCCGAGACCACGCCCACAGAG ATTCCAACTCTGCAGAgggaccaggaagaggaagtaaccaaagacaccaaaaatgagggagaggaag TGTCCAGCCAAGGCCCTGAGGACTCACCCCTGGGGACACAGTCCCGTGGCCACTTCAGCCGCCAGCCAGTGAAGTATCCCCGGGGGGGTGTACGGCCTGTCACCCACCAGCTGTCCTGCTTGGCCGTGGTGGCTTCCAAATTGTGCGAGGAGACCCCCGTCACATCAGTGCCCCAAGGGAGCTTGCGGAGGCCAAGACCCGGCCCTGCCGCCACCTCCCGTGAGGGCAGCCCTCTGCGCCGCACCCCACTGCCCAAGCATTTTGAGATCACGCAGGAGACGGCCCGGCTACTCTCCAAGCTGCACAACGAGTCTGTGCCCAAGGCCACCTGCTGCCCAGGCACCCAGCCTGAGGAAGCTGAGGACCATTTCTGA
- the GMIP gene encoding GEM-interacting protein isoform X3, which yields MDSTEPGLPSAPESRKRYSDIFRSLDNLEISLGNVTLEMLAGDPVLSGDPEPDKTPTATLTSETNRWSGPSPEDPAPLTGEELDLRLIRTKGGVDAALEYAKTWSRYAKELLAWTEKRASHELEFAKNIMKIAEAGKVSIHQQSHMPLQYIYTLFLEHDLSLGALAMETVAQQKRDYYQPLAAKRTEIEKWRKEFKEQWMKEQKRMNEAVQALRRAQLQYVQRSEDLRVRSQASPEDPAPQAQPGPNKQQERRRRSREEAQTKALEAEALYQACVREANARQQDLEAAKQRIVSHVRKLVLQGDEVLRRVTLGLFGLRGAQAERGPRAFAALAECCAPFEPGQQYQEFVRALRPDAPPPLPPAFSFQEFTHGWVPRSGVSSSLDTRKKLSGAPPPPLDESAAEPGSWEDTGTGWQGTLGPTLASDVDSMGGGSESRSQDSPTSSPGSGTRRLVKVSSTGTESSDDLEERDPDLGDGLENGPGTPFKKWTLSNAAQTHRLRRLRGPAKCRECEAFMVSGTECEECFLTCHKRCLETLLILCGHKRLPARTPLFGVNFLQLPRDFPEEVPLVITRCTTEIEQRALSVQGIYRVSGSRVRVERLCQAFENGRALVDLSGNSPHDVSSVLKRFLQELTDPVVPFHLYDAFISLAKTLHADPGHDPGTPSPSPEVIRSLKNLLVQLPDSNYNTLRHLVAHLFRVAAQYEENKMSANNLGIVFGPTLLRLPDGPGVASAGPVTCLLDSVHQAQLIEFLIVHYEQIFGVDDLFLATEPLPRDPSPPPTTLPTSPQPPYSQPALDALPISLASDPNPDTMPLSALEKHPETTPTEIPTLQRDQEEEVTKDTKNEGEEVSSQGPEDSPLGTQSRGHFSRQPVKYPRGGVRPVTHQLSCLAVVASKLCEETPVTSVPQGSLRRPRPGPAATSREGSPLRRTPLPKHFEITQETARLLSKLHNESVPKATCCPGTQPEEAEDHF from the exons GGGAGGAACTGGACTTGCGGCTCATTCGGACCAAGGGGGGTGTGGATGCAGCCCTGGAGTATGCTAAGACCTGGAGCCGCTACGCCAAGGAGCTGCTGGCCTGGACTGAGAAGAGAGCCAGCCATG agctggagTTTGCCAAAAACATCATGAAGATTGCTGAGGCGGGAAAGGTGTCCATCCACCAGCAG agCCACATGCCACTGCAGTACATCTACACCCTGTTTCTGGAGCACGACCTCAGCCTGGGAGCCCTGGCCATGGAGACAGTGGCCCAGCAGAAAAGAGACTACTACCAG cccctggctgcCAAACGGACTGAGATTGAGAAGTGGCGGAAGGAGTTTAAAGAGCAGTGGATGAAAGAGCAGAAGCGGATG AATGAGGCGGTGCAGGCACTGCGGCGGGCCCAGCTCCAGTATGTGCAGCGCAGCGAGGACCTGCGGGTGCGCTCCCAGGCGTCCCCCGAAGACCCGGCCCCCCAGGCCCAGCCGGGACCCAACAAGCAGCAGGAGCGGCGGCGGCGCTCGCGAGAGGAGGCCCAGACCAAG GCGCTGGAGGCCGAGGCGCTGTACCAGGCCTGCGTCCGCGAGGCCAATGCGCGGCAGCAGGACCTGGAGGCCGCCAAGCAGCGGATCGTATCACACGTGCGCAAACTGGTGCTGCAGGGGGACGAAGTGCTGAGGCGG GTGACCCTGGGATTGTTCGGGCTGCGAGGGGCTCAGGCAGAACGCGGCCCCCGCGCCTTCGCCGCCCTCGCCGAGTGCTGCGCGCCCTTTGAGCCGGGCCAGCAATACCAGGAGTTCGTGAGGGCGCTGCGGCCCGACGCCCCACCGCCCCTGCCACCAGCCTTCTCTTTCCAGGAGTTCACGCACGGGTGGGTCCCCAGGAGCGGGGTCAG TTCCTCTCTGGACACAAGAAAGAAGCTCTCTGGAGCCCCACCTCCACCGCTGGATGAGAGTGCAGCTGAGCCAGGCTCTTGGGAGGACACTGGCACAGGCTGGCAGG GAACTCTGGGCCCCACTCTGGCCAGTGATGTGGACAGCATGGGTGGTGGCAGCGAGTCTCGGTCCCAGGACTCTCCCACTTCCAGCCCAG GCTCTGGCACAAGGCGGCTGGTGAAGGTCTCGTCCACAGGCACCGAATCTTCAGATGACTTGGAGGAGCGAGACCCTG ACCTGGGAGATGGGCTGGAGAACGGGCCAGGCACCCCGTTCAAGAAGTGGACACTGTCCAACGCGGCCCAGACCCACCGGCTGCGGCGGCTGCGGGGCCCAGCCAAGTGCCGAGAGTGCGAGGCTTTCATGGTCAGCGGAACCGAGTGCGAGGAG TGCTTTCTGACCTGCCACAAGCGCTGCCTGGAGACTCTACTGATCCTTTGCGGACATAAGCGGCTCCCAGCCCGGACCCCCCTCTTTGGGGTCAACTTCCTGCAACTGCCCAGGGACTTCCCGGAGGAGGTGCCCCTTGTGATCACCAGGTGCACCACCGAGATAGAACAGCGCGCCCTGAGTGTGCAG GGCATTTATAGGGTCAGCGGGTCCCGGGTCCGCGTGGAACGGCTGTGCCAGGCTTTTGAGAACGGCCGAGCATTGGTTGACCTGTCAGGGAACTCGCCTCACGATGTCTCGAGCGTTCTCAAGCGATTCCTCCAGGAG CTCACTGACCCCGTGGTCCCCTTCCACCTCTACGACGCCTTCATCTCTCTGGCTAAGACCCTGCATGCAGACCCTGGGCACGACCCTgggacccccagccccagccctgaggTTATCCGCTCGCTGAAGAACCTCTTGGTGCAGCTGCCTGACTCTAACTACAACACCCTGCGGCACCTGGTGGCCCATCTATTCAG GGTGGCTGCACAGTATGAGGAGAACAAGATGTCTGCCAACAACCTGGGCATTGTGTTTGGGCCGACACTGTTGAGGCTGCCAGACGGTCCAGGGGTAGCCAGCGCCGGCCCTGTCACCTGCCTGCTAGACTCCGTGCACCAGGCCCAGCTCATCGAGTTCCTCATTGTACACTATGAGCAGATCTTCGGGGTTGATGACCTCTTCCTGGCCACTGAGCCCCTGCCCCGAGACCCCAGCCCACCCCCTACGACCCTCCCAACCAGCCCCCAGCCACCATACTCACAACCTGCCCTGGATGCCCTGCCCATATCCCTAGCCTCGGACCCCAACCCAGACACCATGCCCCTTAGTGCCCTGGAGAAGCATCCCGAGACCACGCCCACAGAG ATTCCAACTCTGCAGAgggaccaggaagaggaagtaaccaaagacaccaaaaatgagggagaggaag TGTCCAGCCAAGGCCCTGAGGACTCACCCCTGGGGACACAGTCCCGTGGCCACTTCAGCCGCCAGCCAGTGAAGTATCCCCGGGGGGGTGTACGGCCTGTCACCCACCAGCTGTCCTGCTTGGCCGTGGTGGCTTCCAAATTGTGCGAGGAGACCCCCGTCACATCAGTGCCCCAAGGGAGCTTGCGGAGGCCAAGACCCGGCCCTGCCGCCACCTCCCGTGAGGGCAGCCCTCTGCGCCGCACCCCACTGCCCAAGCATTTTGAGATCACGCAGGAGACGGCCCGGCTACTCTCCAAGCTGCACAACGAGTCTGTGCCCAAGGCCACCTGCTGCCCAGGCACCCAGCCTGAGGAAGCTGAGGACCATTTCTGA